In Tumebacillus amylolyticus, the genomic stretch CGAGACTTTGGAGTCGATATCCTCCCAAATACATACCCCATACAACCCTTTTGGAGATAGCCCTTATCCGTGCCTCAACCATGCAGCAGATCACTTTCGTGAATCGATCGTAAGCGATCTGAAAATCACGAGGTGTACCGACACGGGCAAGCCGGTAGGGACGTTCACGTGTAATTGCGGATTCCAGTACTCTCGCAGGGGGCCAGATCTTATAGAGACCGATCGCTTTCGAATCGGAAGGATCAAGGAGTTTGGGCCTGTTTGGCAAAGTCGACTGGAAAAATTGATTCACGTCGAAAAACTCTCCTATCGGGCAGCGGCTCGTATGTTGGGTGTTGACCCAAACACAGTGATCAAGTATTCCAAGCAATCGATCCCTAGCGTCATGGTTGAGCCCTCGAAGCCATGTGATCTGTTAGAGATTAAGCAAAAGCAGTGGGTCGACCTGCGCACTCGCTACCCACATGCTGGTACTACCCAGCTTCGTAAAGAGGACAATGCTCTCTATAGCTGGCTGTACCGAAATTGCCGTGACTGGCTGGCTGCGAATTCTCCAATGCCTACGGATAGCAATCAGTCAAAGGCGAGAATTGATTGGGGCGCTAGGGATCTCCGTCTTTCGAAACAGATCCATAAGGCCGCGCAACAGTTACGTCAAGAAACCCCACCGATCAGAATCACTCTGCATGGAATTGCCAGAAGAGTCCGAAGCAAAGCGCTAATTGAGCAACACTTGGACAAACTGCCCGAAACCAAAAAAGCACTGACGAAGTTGAGCGAATCAAAGGATGCATTTCATGTTCGCCGTATCCATTGGGCTGTACAAAAAATTCGGGAAGCAGGGGAAGAGCTGGTAGAGTGGCTGATTCTGAGAGTTGCCGCAATCAGGCAGCCGCTCAGTTTAGCGGTCGAACAAGAGATTCACAATGCTATGATTGATCCAGCCTTTGCAGAAAGGAGCGCCCTGTGAAACTGCGAATTAATGATCGGCAGTTAACCAATCGAACAGTAAAACTCCACTGGTTCGGAAACGTTCGAAAGACCCAGTACAACACTTGGAGAATTCGAGTCGGGTTCGAGAGCGATGGCGAACTCATTACCATAGACCGACCATTGGCGACACTCCCAATGCTTCGAATCGGGGAGCCCTACCACGACGGGGTTCCTCTCTCCTCTCAAAAAAAGGCCGATCTGGTAGACACAGTTTCGATTCCTGTTGAGGCGAGATCGTGGTCCTCAACGGCCCTGCAAGTATGTAGGCCGTTCAACTACTACCTGTACCGCCATCCGGAGTTGATCAACCAACGAGTTCACTCATTTGAATCTGGCGGC encodes the following:
- a CDS encoding TnsD family Tn7-like transposition protein — its product is MLGFFPQLYPDELLYSWFARYHLYCNNASPKQTMIDLYGDEKQLAVPDLPTNLEEINGRVRHFIKQTADDWISQHTFFRFYTSFALPEFRARAQETMRTNARDSSLHMLTGVMASTFKDKKYFEYCAICAEEDLKTHGEMYWHLPHQLPGVLVCTKHGVPLRKSLAPFRPDNRHHYVAATRETCPSLAPIISYDPKTMEHLQEISLEAERLVQRDYTFDREAIRQTYLVLLQKQELARGKSHVYQRKLAEQFRAFYGDECLRILQSEVSMEGENSWLRAITRKHRRAFHPIRHLLLIRFLGETLESISSQIHTPYNPFGDSPYPCLNHAADHFRESIVSDLKITRCTDTGKPVGTFTCNCGFQYSRRGPDLIETDRFRIGRIKEFGPVWQSRLEKLIHVEKLSYRAAARMLGVDPNTVIKYSKQSIPSVMVEPSKPCDLLEIKQKQWVDLRTRYPHAGTTQLRKEDNALYSWLYRNCRDWLAANSPMPTDSNQSKARIDWGARDLRLSKQIHKAAQQLRQETPPIRITLHGIARRVRSKALIEQHLDKLPETKKALTKLSESKDAFHVRRIHWAVQKIREAGEELVEWLILRVAAIRQPLSLAVEQEIHNAMIDPAFAERSAL